The Spodoptera frugiperda isolate SF20-4 chromosome 9, AGI-APGP_CSIRO_Sfru_2.0, whole genome shotgun sequence genome contains a region encoding:
- the LOC118271484 gene encoding mucin-1 isoform X44, translated as MRIAALIALVQLSLATAVSDEPKTLTAVELNRELSGDNVLSPFYESSEDAGVTFIRGSRAADSPLSPDIDVQCSGNYIDVTVEFADVFDGIIYSKGYLNDPKCKYVSLGNSQSRYSFRVPLNGCGSRPLCNACGTIDNVLVFQADDLLQGPQDFARKVSCARTSLEVSTGVTASREEHTLKLKPFMVDMLDVVAVEGPAGGVECWMDIQVGVFPNTTPLKNSIKIGEYLTILVYLKDVRNQFSLKIHDCWAYDNENYDGPSTNKIQLTDKNGCPKKKKLIDFWQKTTNTGKSGATLIAYSKVSAFRFPETDQVYLTCNVELCTNNCDSNCGTTEISTTIKPSQCYPGSRDPGCQRITVEPQLKCYPGSLDPRCPQQPTPTTPQLSELTTLRDRRISLPTVIADKYTTTTTPEPPRCFPGSTDPRCPKPTTPEPPRCFPGSTDPRCPKPTTPEPPRCFPGSTDPRCPKPTTPEPPRCFPGSTDPRCPKPTTPEPPRCFPGSTDPRCPKPTTPEPPRCYPGSPDPRCPQPPRPTTLTPPTYLPPVTPELKCYPGSSDPRCPQPTTPAPPKCFPGSTDPRCPKPTTPAPPNCYPGNTDPRCPKPTTPAPPRCFPGSTDPRCPKPTTPEPPRCYPGSTDPRCPKPTTPEPPRCYPGSTDPRCPKPTTPEPPRCYPGSTDPRCPKPTTPEPPRCYPGSTDPRCPKPTTPEPPRCYPGSTDPRCPKPTTPEPPRCYPGSTDPRCPKPTTPEPPRCYPGSTDPRCPKPTTPEPPRCYPGSTDPRCPKPTTPKPVCYPGSPDPKCPQPPRPTTLTPPTYLPPVTPELKCYPGSSDPRCPQPTTPAPPKCFPGSTDPRCPKPTTPAPPNCYPGNTDPRCPKPTTPAPPRCFPGSTDPRCPKPTTPEPPRCYPGSTDPRCPKPTTPEPPRCYPGSTDPRCPKPTTPEPPRCYPGSNDPRCPKPTTPAPPNCYPGNTDPRCPKPTTPAPPRCFPGSTDPRCPKPTTPKPVCYPGSPDPKCPQPPRPTTLTPPTYLPPVTPALKCYPGSTDPRCPKPTTPEPPRCFPGSTDPRCPKPTTPAPPNCFPGSTDPRCPKPTTPAPPNCYPGNTDPRCPKPTTPAPPRCFPGSTDPRCPKPTTPEPPRCFPGSTDPRCPKPTTPEPPRCFPGSNDPRCPKPTTPAPPRCFPGSTDPRCPKPTTPEPPRCFPGSNDPRCPKPTTPKPVCYPGSPDPKCPQPPRPTTLTPPTYLPPVTPALKCYPGSTDPRCPKPTTPEPPRCYPGSTDPRCPKPTTPEPPRCYPGSTDPRCPKPTTPAPPRCYPGSTDPRCPKPTTPEPPRCFPGSTDPRCPKPTTPAPPRCFPGSTDPRCPKPTTPEPPRCYPGSTDPRCPKPTTPEPPRCYPGSTDPRCPKPTTPAPPRCYPGSTDPRCPKPTTPEPPRCFPGSTDPRCPKPTTPAPPKCFPGSTDPRCPKPTTPEPPRCFPGSNDPRCPKPTTPKPVCYPGSPDPKCPQPPRPTTLTPPTYLPPVTPALKCYPGSTDPRCPKPTTPESPRCFPGSTDPRCPKPTTPAPPKCFPGSTDPRCPKPTTPEPPRCYPGSTDPRCPKPTTPEPPRCYPGSTDPRCPKPTTPEPPRCYPGSTDPRCPKPTTPEPPRCYPGSTDPRCPKPTTPEPPRCYPGSTDPRCPKPTTPEPPRCYPGSTDPRCPKPTTPEPPRCYPGSTDPRCPKPTTPAPPRCYPGSTDPRCPKPEPPTPSSCYPGSRDPKCPQPFAPASTNPPSTYLPPFPEENEIKSSRVSRLATKDTNEDNVNDYIDSFDFKRTEPRSRKVRDVFGSSESAAFATSGTAIIYIAMGSAVAMIMSITLAIYMYKKNKLRTASVNTTAQSPC; from the exons CTGTCGCTCGCTACAGCTGTTTCAGATGAACCAAAAACGCTCACAGCGGTTGAGCTGAACCGCGAGTTGTCCGGAGACAATGTGCTCTCGCCTTTCTACGAAAGTAGTGAGGATGCTGGGGTCACGTTCATAAGAGGATCAAGGGCGGCTGACTCGCCCTTGTCTCCTGATATCGACGTGCAATGCTCAGGCAACTATATCGACGTCACTGTTGAGTTCGCTGACGTTTTCGATGGCATCATTTACAGTAAGGGTTACTTAAATGACCCGAAGtgcaa ATATGTGTCATTGGGCAACAGTCAGTCTCGGTACTCATTCAGAGTGCCACTGAATGGCTGTGGCTCCCGACCTCTCTGCAATGCATGTGGTACCATCGACAACGTACTTGTGTTCCAAGCTGACGACTTGTTGCAAGGACCTCAGGACTTCGCTCGCAAG GTGTCATGTGCCCGCACTTCCCTGGAAGTGTCGACTGGAGTGACGGCGTCCAGAGAAGAGCATACTCTCAAGCTAAAACCTTTCATGGTTGACATGCTTGATGTGGTTGCAGTCGAAGGACCCGCCGGAGGAGTTGAATGCTGGATGGACATCCAAGTAGGAGTCTTTCctaat aCCACTCCACTGAAGAACTCGATCAAAATTGGAGAATACTTGACAATCCTTGTGTATCTCAAGGATGTAAGAAACCAGTTCAGCCTTAAAATACACGATTGCTGGGCTTATGACAACGAAAACTACGATGGTCCTAGTACCAACAAGATTCAACTGACTGACAAGAACGGTTGTCCCAA GAAGAAAAAGCTGATTGATTTCTGGCAGAAAACTACAAACACAGGCAAGAGCGGTGCCACTTTAATTGCCTACAGCAAAGTGAGCGCTTTCCGATTCCCTGAAACCGACCAAGTCTACCTAACGTGTAACGTcgag CTATGCACAAACAACTGCGACTCGAACTGCGGTACCACGGAAATTTCTACAACGATCAAACCATCACAATGCTACCCTGGATCGCGTGATCCTGGATGTCAACGCATCACGGTTGAACCACAACTGAAGTGTTACCCTGGCTCACTTGATCCCAGATGTCCTCAACAGCCAACACCGACGACACCACAACTTTCAGAGCTCACTACACTACGTGATCGGAGGATTTCGTTGCCAACAGTTATTGCCGACAAATATACGACTACTACCACTCCTGAGCCACCACGCTGCTTCCCAGGCTCCACTGACCCCAGATGTCCCAAGCCCACAACTCCTGAACCACCAAGGTGCTTCCCAGGTAGCACTGACCCAAGGTGCCCCAAACCAACTACTCCTGAGCCACCACGCTGCTTCCCAGGTTCCACTGACCCCAGATGTCCCAAGCCCACAACTCCTGAACCACCAAGGTGCTTCCCAGGTAGCACTGACCCAAGGTGCCCCAAACCAACTACTCCTGAGCCACCACGCTGCTTCCCTGGCTCAACTGACCCTAGATGTCCTAAGCCAACGACTCCTGAACCTCCACGATGCTACCCGGGTTCACCTGATCCGAGATGTCCACAGCCACCTCGACCTACAACCTTAACGCCACCGACATATTTACCACCAGTAACGCCTGAATTAAAATGCTATCCAGGTTCATCAGACCCTAGGTGTCCACAACCAACCACCCCAGCTCCTCCAAAATGTTTCCCAGGCAGCACAGACCCCAGGTGCCCGAAACCTACAACACCAGCACCTCCTAACTGTTACCCTGGAAACACTGACCCACGTTGCCCTAAGCCAACAACTCCAGCACCACCCAGATGTTTCCCAGGTAGCACTGACCCCAGATGTCCCAAGCCAACGACCCCTGAGCCACCACGTTGCTACCCAGGATCGACTGACCCCAGATGTCCTAAGCCAACGACTCCTGAGCCACCACGTTGCTACCCTGGATCGACTGACCCCAGATGTCCAAAGCCAACGACTCCTGAGCCACCACGTTGCTACCCTGGATCGACTGACCCCAGATGTCCAAAGCCAACGACTCCTGAGCCACCACGTTGCTACCCTGGATCGACTGACCCCAGATGTCCCAAACCAACGACTCCTGAGCCACCACGTTGCTACCCTGGATCGACTGACCCCAGATGTCCAAAGCCAACGACTCCTGAGCCACCACGTTGCTACCCTGGATCGACTGACCCCAGATGTCCAAAGCCAACGACTCCTGAACCACCACGTTGCTACCCTGGATCGACTGACCCCAGATGTCCCAAGCCAACGACCCCTGAGCCACCACGTTGCTACCCTGGATCGACTGACCCCAGATGTCCCAAACCAACCACGCCTAAACCAGTCTGCTACCCGGGTTCTCCGGATCCTAAATGTCCCCAACCACCACGCCCGACAACCTTAACTCCTCCCACTTATTTACCACCAGTAACGCCTGAATTGAAATGCTATCCAG GTTCATCAGACCCTAGGTGTCCACAACCAACCACCCCAGCTCCTCCAAAATGTTTCCCAGGCAGCACAGACCCCAGGTGCCCGAAACCTACAACACCAGCACCTCCTAACTGTTACCCTGGAAACACTGACCCACGTTGCCCTAAGCCAACAACTCCAGCACCACCCAGATGTTTCCCAGGTAGTACTGACCCCAGATGTCCCAAGCCAACGACCCCTGAGCCACCACGTTGCTACCCTGGATCGACTGACCCCAGATGTCCTAAGCCAACGACTCCTGAGCCCCCACGTTGCTACCCTGGATCGACTGACCCCAGATGTCCCAAGCCAACGACCCCTGAGCCACCACGTTGCTACCCTGGATCAAATGACCCCAGATGTCCAAAGCCAACCACACCCGCACCGCCAAACTGTTACCCTGGAAACACCGACCCGCGTTGTCCAAAACCAACAACCCCTGCCCCACCACGGTGCTTCCCTGGCTCAACTGACCCCAGATGTCCAAAGCCAACCACACCCAAACCAGTCTGCTACCCGGGTTCTCCGGATCCTAAATGTCCCCAACCACCACGCCCGACAACCTTAACTCCACCCACTTATTTACCACCAGTGACGCCGGCACTTAAATGTTACCCCGGTTCTACCGATCCCAGATGCCCTAAGCCAACAACTCCCGAACCCCCACGGTGCTTCCCTGGATCCACTGACCCGCGCTGCCCAAAACCTACAACTCCAGCACCCCCAAATTGCTTCCCAGGCAGTACTGATCCTAGATGTCCTAAACCCACTACGCCTGCACCACCAAATTGTTACCCTGGAAACACCGACCCGCGTTGTCCAAAACCAACGACTCCTGCTCCACCCAGGTGCTTCCCTGGCTCAACTGACCCTAGATGTCCTAAGCCAACGACACCTGAGCCACCACGGTGCTTCCCGGGATCAACTGACCCCAGGTGTCCCAAGCCTACGACACCTGAACCACCGCGGTGTTTCCCTGGATCAAATGACCCCAGGTGTCCTAAGCCAACAACCCCTGCTCCACCAAGGTGCTTCCCTGGCTCAACTGACCCCAGATGTCCCAAACCTACGACACCTGAACCACCACGATGCTTCCCTGGATCAAATGACCCCAGGTGTCCTAAGCCAACAACGCCAAAACCAGTCTGCTACCCGGGTTCTCCCGATCCTAAATGTCCCCAACCACCACGCCCAACAACTTTAACTCCTCCCACTTATTTGCCACCAGTGACACCCGCTCTCAAATGCTATCCTGGTTCTACTGACCCTAGATGTCCCAAGCCAACGACTCCCGAGCCCCCACGTTGCTACCCTGGATCGACTGACCCCAGATGTCCCAAACCAACGACTCCTGAGCCACCACGTTGCTACCCTGGATCAACTGATCCCAGATGTCCCAAGCCAACGACTCCTGCTCCACCAAGGTGCTACCCAGGTAGTACCGATCCAAGATGTCCTAAGCCAACGACACCCGAACCACCTCGATGCTTCCCCGGAAGCACGGACCCACGTTGTCCCAAACCAACAACCCCTGCTCCACCAAGGTGCTTCCCTGGTTCAACTGACCCTAGATGTCCCAAGCCAACGACTCCCGAGCCCCCACGTTGCTACCCTGGATCGACTGACCCCAGATGTCCCAAACCAACGACTCCTGAGCCACCACGTTGCTACCCTGGATCAACTGATCCCAGATGTCCCAAGCCAACGACTCCTGCTCCACCAAGGTGCTACCCAGGTAGTACCGATCCAAGATGTCCTAAGCCAACGACACCCGAACCACCTCGATGCTTCCCCGGAAGCACGGACCCACGTTGTCCCAAACCAACAACCCCTGCTCCACCAAAGTGCTTCCCTGGCTCAACTGATCCTAGATGTCCTAAGCCAACGACACCTGAGCCACCACGGTGCTTCCCTGGATCAAATGACCCCAG GTGTCCTAAGCCAACAACGCCTAAACCAGTCTGCTACCCGGGTTCTCCAGATCCTAAATGTCCCCAACCACCACGCCCGACAACCTTAACTCCTCCCACTTATTTACCACCAGTGACGCCGGCACTTAAATGTTACCCCGGTTCTACCGATCCTAGATGCCCTAAGCCAACGACACCCGAATCACCTCGATGCTTCCCTGGGAGCACGGACCCACGTTGTCCCAAACCAACAACCCCTGCTCCACCAAAGTGCTTCCCTGGATCGACTGACCCCAGATGTCCCAAGCCAACGACTCCTGAACCACCACGTTGCTACCCTGGATCGACTGACCCCAGATGTCCCAAGCCAACGACTCCTGAACCACCACGTTGCTACCCTGGATCGACTGACCCTAGGTGTCCCAAACCAACTACTCCTGAGCCACCGCGTTGCTACCCTGGATCGACTGACCCCAGATGTCCCAAGCCAACGACCCCTGAGCCACCACGTTGCTACCCTGGATCGACTGACCCTAG ATGTCCCAAGCCAACGACTCCTGAGCCACCACGTTGCTACCCTGGATCGACTGACCCCAGATGTCCCAAACCAACGACTCCTGAGCCACCACGTTGCTACCCTGGATCGACTGACCCCAGATGTCCCAAGCCAACGACTCCTGAGCCCCCACGTTGCTACCCTGGATCGACTGACCCCAGATGTCCCAAGCCAACGACCCCTGCGCCACCACGTTGCTACCCTGGATCAACTGACCCTAGGTGTCCCAAACCGGAACCTCCAACCCCCAGTTCTTGTTATCCAGGATCAAGGGATCCAAAGTGCCCACAGCCGTTTGCTCCAGCTAGCACTAACCCACCTTCAACTTATTTGCCACCATTCCCAGAAGAAAATGAAATCAAATCTTCTAGAGTCAGCAGATTAGCAACTAAGGACACTAATGAAGATAACGTCAACGATTATATAG ATTCGTTCGATTTCAAGCGAACAGAACCAAGATCAAGAAAAGTTCGTGACGTATTTGGTAGCAGCGAAAGTGCTGCCTTTGCAACAAGTGGCACTGCCATCATATACATTGCCATGGGATCAGCTGTAGCAATGATCATGTCAATCACACTTGCCATTTATAtgtacaagaaaaataaactaagaacTGCGTCTGTAAACACAACTGCGCAAAGCCCctgttaa
- the LOC118271484 gene encoding mucin-1 isoform X40 has translation MRIAALIALVQLSLATAVSDEPKTLTAVELNRELSGDNVLSPFYESSEDAGVTFIRGSRAADSPLSPDIDVQCSGNYIDVTVEFADVFDGIIYSKGYLNDPKCKYVSLGNSQSRYSFRVPLNGCGSRPLCNACGTIDNVLVFQADDLLQGPQDFARKVSCARTSLEVSTGVTASREEHTLKLKPFMVDMLDVVAVEGPAGGVECWMDIQVGVFPNTTPLKNSIKIGEYLTILVYLKDVRNQFSLKIHDCWAYDNENYDGPSTNKIQLTDKNGCPKKKKLIDFWQKTTNTGKSGATLIAYSKVSAFRFPETDQVYLTCNVELCTNNCDSNCGTTEISTTIKPSQCYPGSRDPGCQRITVEPQLKCYPGSLDPRCPQQPTPTTPQLSELTTLRDRRISLPTVIADKYTTTTTPEPPRCFPGSTDPRCPKPTTPEPPRCFPGSTDPRCPKPTTPEPPRCFPGSTDPRCPKPTTPEPPRCFPGSTDPRCPKPTTPEPPRCFPGSTDPRCPKPTTPEPPRCYPGSPDPRCPQPPRPTTLTPPTYLPPVTPELKCYPGSSDPRCPQPTTPAPPKCFPGSTDPRCPKPTTPAPPNCYPGNTDPRCPKPTTPAPPRCFPGSTDPRCPKPTTPEPPRCYPGSTDPRCPKPTTPEPPRCYPGSTDPRCPKPTTPEPPRCYPGSTDPRCPKPTTPEPPRCYPGSTDPRCPKPTTPEPPRCYPGSTDPRCPKPTTPEPPRCYPGSTDPRCPKPTTPEPPRCYPGSTDPRCPKPTTPEPPRCYPGSTDPRCPKPTTPKPVCYPGSPDPKCPQPPRPTTLTPPTYLPPVTPELKCYPGSSDPRCPQPTTPAPPKCFPGSTDPRCPKPTTPAPPNCYPGNTDPRCPKPTTPAPPRCFPGSTDPRCPKPTTPEPPRCYPGSTDPRCPKPTTPEPPRCYPGSTDPRCPKPTTPEPPRCYPGSNDPRCPKPTTPAPPNCYPGNTDPRCPKPTTPAPPRCFPGSTDPRCPKPTTPKPVCYPGSPDPKCPQPPRPTTLTPPTYLPPVTPALKCYPGSTDPRCPKPTTPEPPRCFPGSTDPRCPKPTTPAPPNCFPGSTDPRCPKPTTPAPPNCYPGNTDPRCPKPTTPAPPRCFPGSTDPRCPKPTTPEPPRCFPGSTDPRCPKPTTPEPPRCFPGSNDPRCPKPTTPAPPRCFPGSTDPRCPKPTTPEPPRCFPGSNDPRCPKPTTPKPVCYPGSPDPKCPQPPRPTTLTPPTYLPPVTPALKCYPGSTDPRCPKPTTPEPPRCYPGSTDPRCPKPTTPEPPRCYPGSTDPRCPKPTTPAPPRCYPGSTDPRCPKPTTPEPPRCFPGSTDPRCPKPTTPAPPRCFPGSTDPRCPKPTTPEPPRCYPGSTDPRCPKPTTPEPPRCYPGSTDPRCPKPTTPAPPRCYPGSTDPRCPKPTTPEPPRCFPGSTDPRCPKPTTPAPPKCFPGSTDPRCPKPTTPEPPRCFPGSNDPRCPKPTTPKPVCYPGSPDPKCPQPPRPTTLTPPTYLPPVTPALKCYPGSTDPRCPKPTTPESPRCFPGSTDPRCPKPTTPAPPKCFPGSTDPRCPKPTTPEPPRCYPGSTDPRCPKPTTPEPPRCYPGSTDPRCPKPTTPEPPRCYPGSTDPRCPKPTTPEPPRCYPGSTDPRCPKPTTPEPPRCYPGSTDPRCPKPTTPEPPRCYPGSTDPRCPKPTTPEPPRCYPGSTDPRCPKPTTPEPPRCYPGSTDPRCPKPTTPAPPRCYPGSTDPRCPKPEPPTPSSCYPGSRDPKCPQPFAPASTNPPSTYLPPFPEENEIKSSRVSRLATKDTNEDNVNDYIDSFDFKRTEPRSRKVRDVFGSSESAAFATSGTAIIYIAMGSAVAMIMSITLAIYMYKKNKLRTASVNTTAQSPC, from the exons CTGTCGCTCGCTACAGCTGTTTCAGATGAACCAAAAACGCTCACAGCGGTTGAGCTGAACCGCGAGTTGTCCGGAGACAATGTGCTCTCGCCTTTCTACGAAAGTAGTGAGGATGCTGGGGTCACGTTCATAAGAGGATCAAGGGCGGCTGACTCGCCCTTGTCTCCTGATATCGACGTGCAATGCTCAGGCAACTATATCGACGTCACTGTTGAGTTCGCTGACGTTTTCGATGGCATCATTTACAGTAAGGGTTACTTAAATGACCCGAAGtgcaa ATATGTGTCATTGGGCAACAGTCAGTCTCGGTACTCATTCAGAGTGCCACTGAATGGCTGTGGCTCCCGACCTCTCTGCAATGCATGTGGTACCATCGACAACGTACTTGTGTTCCAAGCTGACGACTTGTTGCAAGGACCTCAGGACTTCGCTCGCAAG GTGTCATGTGCCCGCACTTCCCTGGAAGTGTCGACTGGAGTGACGGCGTCCAGAGAAGAGCATACTCTCAAGCTAAAACCTTTCATGGTTGACATGCTTGATGTGGTTGCAGTCGAAGGACCCGCCGGAGGAGTTGAATGCTGGATGGACATCCAAGTAGGAGTCTTTCctaat aCCACTCCACTGAAGAACTCGATCAAAATTGGAGAATACTTGACAATCCTTGTGTATCTCAAGGATGTAAGAAACCAGTTCAGCCTTAAAATACACGATTGCTGGGCTTATGACAACGAAAACTACGATGGTCCTAGTACCAACAAGATTCAACTGACTGACAAGAACGGTTGTCCCAA GAAGAAAAAGCTGATTGATTTCTGGCAGAAAACTACAAACACAGGCAAGAGCGGTGCCACTTTAATTGCCTACAGCAAAGTGAGCGCTTTCCGATTCCCTGAAACCGACCAAGTCTACCTAACGTGTAACGTcgag CTATGCACAAACAACTGCGACTCGAACTGCGGTACCACGGAAATTTCTACAACGATCAAACCATCACAATGCTACCCTGGATCGCGTGATCCTGGATGTCAACGCATCACGGTTGAACCACAACTGAAGTGTTACCCTGGCTCACTTGATCCCAGATGTCCTCAACAGCCAACACCGACGACACCACAACTTTCAGAGCTCACTACACTACGTGATCGGAGGATTTCGTTGCCAACAGTTATTGCCGACAAATATACGACTACTACCACTCCTGAGCCACCACGCTGCTTCCCAGGCTCCACTGACCCCAGATGTCCCAAGCCCACAACTCCTGAACCACCAAGGTGCTTCCCAGGTAGCACTGACCCAAGGTGCCCCAAACCAACTACTCCTGAGCCACCACGCTGCTTCCCAGGTTCCACTGACCCCAGATGTCCCAAGCCCACAACTCCTGAACCACCAAGGTGCTTCCCAGGTAGCACTGACCCAAGGTGCCCCAAACCAACTACTCCTGAGCCACCACGCTGCTTCCCTGGCTCAACTGACCCTAGATGTCCTAAGCCAACGACTCCTGAACCTCCACGATGCTACCCGGGTTCACCTGATCCGAGATGTCCACAGCCACCTCGACCTACAACCTTAACGCCACCGACATATTTACCACCAGTAACGCCTGAATTAAAATGCTATCCAGGTTCATCAGACCCTAGGTGTCCACAACCAACCACCCCAGCTCCTCCAAAATGTTTCCCAGGCAGCACAGACCCCAGGTGCCCGAAACCTACAACACCAGCACCTCCTAACTGTTACCCTGGAAACACTGACCCACGTTGCCCTAAGCCAACAACTCCAGCACCACCCAGATGTTTCCCAGGTAGCACTGACCCCAGATGTCCCAAGCCAACGACCCCTGAGCCACCACGTTGCTACCCAGGATCGACTGACCCCAGATGTCCTAAGCCAACGACTCCTGAGCCACCACGTTGCTACCCTGGATCGACTGACCCCAGATGTCCAAAGCCAACGACTCCTGAGCCACCACGTTGCTACCCTGGATCGACTGACCCCAGATGTCCAAAGCCAACGACTCCTGAGCCACCACGTTGCTACCCTGGATCGACTGACCCCAGATGTCCCAAACCAACGACTCCTGAGCCACCACGTTGCTACCCTGGATCGACTGACCCCAGATGTCCAAAGCCAACGACTCCTGAGCCACCACGTTGCTACCCTGGATCGACTGACCCCAGATGTCCAAAGCCAACGACTCCTGAACCACCACGTTGCTACCCTGGATCGACTGACCCCAGATGTCCCAAGCCAACGACCCCTGAGCCACCACGTTGCTACCCTGGATCGACTGACCCCAGATGTCCCAAACCAACCACGCCTAAACCAGTCTGCTACCCGGGTTCTCCGGATCCTAAATGTCCCCAACCACCACGCCCGACAACCTTAACTCCTCCCACTTATTTACCACCAGTAACGCCTGAATTGAAATGCTATCCAG GTTCATCAGACCCTAGGTGTCCACAACCAACCACCCCAGCTCCTCCAAAATGTTTCCCAGGCAGCACAGACCCCAGGTGCCCGAAACCTACAACACCAGCACCTCCTAACTGTTACCCTGGAAACACTGACCCACGTTGCCCTAAGCCAACAACTCCAGCACCACCCAGATGTTTCCCAGGTAGTACTGACCCCAGATGTCCCAAGCCAACGACCCCTGAGCCACCACGTTGCTACCCTGGATCGACTGACCCCAGATGTCCTAAGCCAACGACTCCTGAGCCCCCACGTTGCTACCCTGGATCGACTGACCCCAGATGTCCCAAGCCAACGACCCCTGAGCCACCACGTTGCTACCCTGGATCAAATGACCCCAGATGTCCAAAGCCAACCACACCCGCACCGCCAAACTGTTACCCTGGAAACACCGACCCGCGTTGTCCAAAACCAACAACCCCTGCCCCACCACGGTGCTTCCCTGGCTCAACTGACCCCAGATGTCCAAAGCCAACCACACCCAAACCAGTCTGCTACCCGGGTTCTCCGGATCCTAAATGTCCCCAACCACCACGCCCGACAACCTTAACTCCACCCACTTATTTACCACCAGTGACGCCGGCACTTAAATGTTACCCCGGTTCTACCGATCCCAGATGCCCTAAGCCAACAACTCCCGAACCCCCACGGTGCTTCCCTGGATCCACTGACCCGCGCTGCCCAAAACCTACAACTCCAGCACCCCCAAATTGCTTCCCAGGCAGTACTGATCCTAGATGTCCTAAACCCACTACGCCTGCACCACCAAATTGTTACCCTGGAAACACCGACCCGCGTTGTCCAAAACCAACGACTCCTGCTCCACCCAGGTGCTTCCCTGGCTCAACTGACCCTAGATGTCCTAAGCCAACGACACCTGAGCCACCACGGTGCTTCCCGGGATCAACTGACCCCAGGTGTCCCAAGCCTACGACACCTGAACCACCGCGGTGTTTCCCTGGATCAAATGACCCCAGGTGTCCTAAGCCAACAACCCCTGCTCCACCAAGGTGCTTCCCTGGCTCAACTGACCCCAGATGTCCCAAACCTACGACACCTGAACCACCACGATGCTTCCCTGGATCAAATGACCCCAGGTGTCCTAAGCCAACAACGCCAAAACCAGTCTGCTACCCGGGTTCTCCCGATCCTAAATGTCCCCAACCACCACGCCCAACAACTTTAACTCCTCCCACTTATTTGCCACCAGTGACACCCGCTCTCAAATGCTATCCTGGTTCTACTGACCCTAGATGTCCCAAGCCAACGACTCCCGAGCCCCCACGTTGCTACCCTGGATCGACTGACCCCAGATGTCCCAAACCAACGACTCCTGAGCCACCACGTTGCTACCCTGGATCAACTGATCCCAGATGTCCCAAGCCAACGACTCCTGCTCCACCAAGGTGCTACCCAGGTAGTACCGATCCAAGATGTCCTAAGCCAACGACACCCGAACCACCTCGATGCTTCCCCGGAAGCACGGACCCACGTTGTCCCAAACCAACAACCCCTGCTCCACCAAGGTGCTTCCCTGGTTCAACTGACCCTAGATGTCCCAAGCCAACGACTCCCGAGCCCCCACGTTGCTACCCTGGATCGACTGACCCCAGATGTCCCAAACCAACGACTCCTGAGCCACCACGTTGCTACCCTGGATCAACTGATCCCAGATGTCCCAAGCCAACGACTCCTGCTCCACCAAGGTGCTACCCAGGTAGTACCGATCCAAGATGTCCTAAGCCAACGACACCCGAACCACCTCGATGCTTCCCCGGAAGCACGGACCCACGTTGTCCCAAACCAACAACCCCTGCTCCACCAAAGTGCTTCCCTGGCTCAACTGATCCTAGATGTCCTAAGCCAACGACACCTGAGCCACCACGGTGCTTCCCTGGATCAAATGACCCCAG GTGTCCTAAGCCAACAACGCCTAAACCAGTCTGCTACCCGGGTTCTCCAGATCCTAAATGTCCCCAACCACCACGCCCGACAACCTTAACTCCTCCCACTTATTTACCACCAGTGACGCCGGCACTTAAATGTTACCCCGGTTCTACCGATCCTAGATGCCCTAAGCCAACGACACCCGAATCACCTCGATGCTTCCCTGGGAGCACGGACCCACGTTGTCCCAAACCAACAACCCCTGCTCCACCAAAGTGCTTCCCTGGATCGACTGACCCCAGATGTCCCAAGCCAACGACTCCTGAACCACCACGTTGCTACCCTGGATCGACTGACCCCAGATGTCCCAAGCCAACGACTCCTGAACCACCACGTTGCTACCCTGGATCGACTGACCCTAGGTGTCCCAAACCAACTACTCCTGAGCCACCGCGTTGCTACCCTGGATCGACTGACCCCAGATGTCCCAAGCCAACGACCCCTGAGCCACCACGTTGCTACCCTGGATCGACTGACCCTAG ATGTCCCAAGCCAACGACTCCTGAGCCACCACGTTGCTACCCTGGATCGACTGACCCCAGATGTCCCAAGCCAACGACTCCTGAGCCACCACGTTGCTACCCTGGATCGACTGACCCCAGATGTCCCAAACCAACGACTCCTGAGCCACCACGTTGCTACCCTGGATCGACTGACCCCAGATGTCCCAAGCCAACGACTCCTGAGCCCCCACGTTGCTACCCTGGATCGACTGACCCCAGATGTCCCAAGCCAACGACCCCTGCGCCACCACGTTGCTACCCTGGATCAACTGACCCTAGGTGTCCCAAACCGGAACCTCCAACCCCCAGTTCTTGTTATCCAGGATCAAGGGATCCAAAGTGCCCACAGCCGTTTGCTCCAGCTAGCACTAACCCACCTTCAACTTATTTGCCACCATTCCCAGAAGAAAATGAAATCAAATCTTCTAGAGTCAGCAGATTAGCAACTAAGGACACTAATGAAGATAACGTCAACGATTATATAG ATTCGTTCGATTTCAAGCGAACAGAACCAAGATCAAGAAAAGTTCGTGACGTATTTGGTAGCAGCGAAAGTGCTGCCTTTGCAACAAGTGGCACTGCCATCATATACATTGCCATGGGATCAGCTGTAGCAATGATCATGTCAATCACACTTGCCATTTATAtgtacaagaaaaataaactaagaacTGCGTCTGTAAACACAACTGCGCAAAGCCCctgttaa